Below is a window of Drosophila bipectinata strain 14024-0381.07 chromosome XR, DbipHiC1v2, whole genome shotgun sequence DNA.
attgtTCGGACATCGGCTCTTGACCAATTGGGCATTGAATCCCGATTAATAAAAggattaaatacattttaagtCATATAGAAAAATCGTTtctggttttattttgttataatatttattggaCAATTGGTGAATGTGAAAattacgatttttttttctaaaattcgCGTCTATGGTATTTGTCTGGATCAAAGTACGAAGTAACAACGACACGATCGCTAAATTTTCTTCCAGTAAGTGCTTGCTGAGCCTTTTGACAGTCGAGAACCGAGTTGAACTCGACAAAAACTTTGCCGCAGCCTGGGACTTCAACGCCTTCTATAGGTCGCGGTATTTCAACACTGCGCACAACTCCATACTTCGTGCATTCTTCTTTAATGTCCTCCAGAATATCTTCGTATTCCTCTTCATCGCGAAGTTCGTCAGGAGTCACCATGTTAAGCAAGCACAGAACCTCTGTCGGCGGCCCGGAAGTTACAACTGTGGACAAACCAGGAACTTGCAACATAACTGATTGAGTGGTGTTTGAAGCGTTTTGGGCATTCTTTGCACCCACACTAGCACGTTGAACAATGAGTTTTTTATCGCCCAACTGCATTCCATTTAGTCCTGCAAttgacttaaaaaataaaattattaacaatAAGCATTTAATATTAAGAAGATTCagatattattaaaattatttataaataaaggttttttttttaatttatgtttaccTGGTCCGTAATGCTAAGATCTACGTATTCGCAAAAAGCGTACCCCTTACTTAGTCCAGTTGCTGCATCCTTGACAAGGTTAAATGCGCGTAGCTTGCCAAAGGACAGTAACAGTTCCTTaaccttaaataaaaaaaaataaaaatgaattttaggTGGCTTATTTATAAAGTTGAATAATCTTTTCTGCCGTTACATATTTTGAATGTATAGTTAAAACGGAAATTAGTGTAATACCTGATCGTCATTTAAATAGTTTGGCAGACCaccaataaaaattttgtgcgGCGAATCTGGAACCACCGTTGAGATTACTCCACTGGAAACTACAAAGCCGTTTTATGAATTAATATAGTAGATAACTCCTGTAAAGAACTTACCAACAGCCGGTTTAATTGCTGGTGTATCTGTGATTCCTGGCATAGGTTGATAATCATGTGGCCGTCTTATCTTCAAGCTCTGACCCTTTAAGTTAATGCCGTCAAATGCCATGGCCTGGGTGGTTTCATCAATGGACCTGAACTCAAGGAAAGCGAAGTTCTTGTCAAGGTTTATTTGACAGGCCAGAACTGGACTGCCTGCTGCCTGTGCCAAGCCAACTAAATGCATTTGCTGGTTAAAGAACTCCATCATCTCCTCCTCTGTGACGCCGAACGGAATGTTTCCGACGTAGAGACGACGGGCTTGACGGGTGATTGTCGATCCGACTACCGGCACCGCTGTCTGAGGAGTATCTGGTACAACACTGGCTGGTATTTGTCCAGACGCCTGCATAGCTTTATACTGCATTGGAGTAATATGTTCGAAACCCGGTGGCGGCACATCCCAGTACAGTGAAGGCTTGCGCCTTGAGTTTCGATGGTGACGACGGTCCCTCGATCGTTCGCGATGCCGGTCCCGGGAACGTGAACGGTGACGGCGTCTCTCCCTATCACGCTCTCTatctaaaataaattaaaatgaacATGTATTTTCTTGCAAATCACTGTACAAAACACACAAATTGAATTATTTGTCGTATAATTTTCCATGCAGAATCCATTCAATAcaaattttgttaaataaaccATATTTATAAGCGAAAACGACGCTTTCTTGTTAAGCTTAGCAACTTTTCACACAAATGCGCAAGTTtacatgtatatatgtacatatgtatatgaatgatgtacatatatgtacatacaaacATGCCGCCCTAATGGAATTAGCCGCTCATATTTTTAGAAGGCCCGTTTTGCTTAAGCAACACTGGGGTTATGGGTTTAATTAAAAGGTTATCTTAAAATCTTTAAGGACCGTTTTTtgactaaaaaatattttatatcttTTTCACAATACAAGCACAAATGTACATACGCATATTAGTACATACATATGCGGGAACGAACCAATTATTttctgtttaaaaaaaaaaacatagatgttcttttcttatattttctgtttttaattttatcctTACCATCATATcccatttttatgttttgaaaaaatcagttccttaaacgaatttaaattttactaTAAAAATTGCCGATGAAAAGTGTATCCCTTTAATGCGTATTTTATAGAGGTGGAAAAACATCGATACCAAGTAGTGTTGCCATTGTAGCTATTTTATTGTAAGATCTATCTGTTTAAAGATTATACGTTCTATCGGGAAAATCATTT
It encodes the following:
- the U2af50 gene encoding splicing factor U2AF 50 kDa subunit, with product MGYDDRERDRERRRHRSRSRDRHRERSRDRRHHRNSRRKPSLYWDVPPPGFEHITPMQYKAMQASGQIPASVVPDTPQTAVPVVGSTITRQARRLYVGNIPFGVTEEEMMEFFNQQMHLVGLAQAAGSPVLACQINLDKNFAFLEFRSIDETTQAMAFDGINLKGQSLKIRRPHDYQPMPGITDTPAIKPAVVSSGVISTVVPDSPHKIFIGGLPNYLNDDQVKELLLSFGKLRAFNLVKDAATGLSKGYAFCEYVDLSITDQSIAGLNGMQLGDKKLIVQRASVGAKNAQNASNTTQSVMLQVPGLSTVVTSGPPTEVLCLLNMVTPDELRDEEEYEDILEDIKEECTKYGVVRSVEIPRPIEGVEVPGCGKVFVEFNSVLDCQKAQQALTGRKFSDRVVVTSYFDPDKYHRREF